The genomic DNA ttcttttgtctctgttttttctttttttcttttgccctacccaggtacgtggggagtttcttgccttttgggaggtctgaggtcttctgccagccttcagtaggtgttctgtaggagttgttccacgtgtagatgtatttctggtgtatctgtggggaggaaggtgatctccgcgtcttactcttccgccatcttccgccttcccctttgatgtgattttaaaaggggttgtttatttactttccctttctgctatttcactgttagtgtaaagaaatgtaactgatttctggatgttaatcttgtatcctgctaccatgctgaatttatcagttctagtagtttttgtgtggagtctttagggatttctatatatagtatcatatcaggCTTTTGATTTCTTATATATAACATCCTTCTTTCCAGTTTCCTTGACCAGTGGGGAATCTTTCTAGTTCCTGTTTAACACACATGGATGCCCTTTGTGGCTCCTACTTTTAGTGCAAATCATATTCTAGTTTCCTGAACATTTGTGCCCTGTGGTCTGGATTCCCCTGCAAATCTTCAACCTTCAGTTTCTGTTCACGCCATCCCTTTAAACTCTCACTTCAGTTTTGACACctaaaaactttcttttcttggttttgaGCTTGACTgggtattaaattattttctgttaaatgtgggccagcatttgtttgtatttacagttgagggaggtggtggtggtggagcatAGGGAGGTTTCATCCACATCAGCTCAGGTCCATTAATAGGAGTTCACAGCAGGGCATTTATGAATGAATTTTATGCCATAACATTATAGTAGAAATATTTACAAGTTTGATGAttcattgcatttttttccctagaattcTGGCAAGTTGGTGACCCAATAGATAATCATAAGGAAAGCCAAGACAAACCTCTGTGGCAAGCTGCATCCCTTGATAAGGAAACACTGAAGGATGGAAGTGGCCCAAAATTCAGAAcatacagaaaaatcatttatCCAAGCACAAACTTTGTTTCTATAAGACAAAGACTCCCTAAATATGATTCATGGGGAAAGTGttcaaaacataatttaaattttcttagtcAAAGTAGAAGCTatgtaagaaagaaagatgatgaaTGTAAGGCATATTGGAAATTATGCTTCCATTCTAATCTTGATAAAGCTCAACCTGGAGAGAAATTCTTTGAGCTTAATGAACATGGAAAAGCCTTCCACCATAAGCAATCCCTTAATAAAAGTCCAAGAATTCAAACTGGGGAGAAATTCTATAAATGTTCTGAATGTGGAAAAGTATTTATCCAGAAAGCAAACCTTGTTGTACATCAGAGAACTCACACcggagagaaaccttatgaatgcTGTGAATGTGCAAAAACCTTCAGCCAAAAGTCAACCCTCATTGCACACCAGAGAACTCATACAGGGGAGAAGCCGTatgaatgcagtgaatgtgggaaaacaTTTATCCAGAAGTCAACTCTGATTAAACATCAGCGAactcatacaggagagaaaccatTTGTATGTGGTgaatgtgcaaaagcttttaagagtTCATATCACCTTATTAGACATGAAAAAACACACATTAGACAAGCATTTTATGAAGCTATCAAATGTGGTAAGTCCAGCCTTACACATCAAAGGACTCATACAGGTGAGAAACCTGAgtgcaataaacatgggaaagCCTTTGATGAGACGCCCACCCCCATTAAACATCAAGGAACTCATACAAAAGAGAAACCTTATGAGTGCAGTAAATGCGGAAAAGGCTTCAGGGGAAAGTCACACCTTTCTGTTCATCAGAGAgttcatacaggagagaaaccctatgaatgcagCATATGTGGGAAGACTTTCAGTGGAAAATCACACCTCTCTGTCCATCAGAGAactcatacaggagagaaaccttatgaatgcaGAAGATGTGGGAAAGCATTTGGTGAGAAGTCAACCCTTATTGTACATCAG from Lagenorhynchus albirostris chromosome X, mLagAlb1.1, whole genome shotgun sequence includes the following:
- the ZNF674 gene encoding zinc finger protein 674, with translation MLLELTQFKEQNAIKTLLDGPVTCYCREDFQEEAGNRDPQQNPAPQQDSKLPQLPPTTSAQDLCSSEAGKSQQCPLAAAPQVCNLRTNTKQVGLRRSVLLQEMLTFWDVFVDFTLEEWQQLDATQKNLCKDVMLENYSHLVSVGFLVAQPGRTFRLGQGEEEARMAAGESPTRRCPEFWQVGDPIDNHKESQDKPLWQAASLDKETLKDGSGPKFRTYRKIIYPSTNFVSIRQRLPKYDSWGKCSKHNLNFLSQSRSYVRKKDDECKAYWKLCFHSNLDKAQPGEKFFELNEHGKAFHHKQSLNKSPRIQTGEKFYKCSECGKVFIQKANLVVHQRTHTGEKPYECCECAKTFSQKSTLIAHQRTHTGEKPYECSECGKTFIQKSTLIKHQRTHTGEKPFVCGECAKAFKSSYHLIRHEKTHIRQAFYEAIKCGKSSLTHQRTHTGEKPECNKHGKAFDETPTPIKHQGTHTKEKPYECSKCGKGFRGKSHLSVHQRVHTGEKPYECSICGKTFSGKSHLSVHQRTHTGEKPYECRRCGKAFGEKSTLIVHQRTHTGEKPYKCNECGKAFSEKSPLTKHQRIHTGERPYECSDCRKAFSRKSTLIKHQRIHTGEKPYECSECGKAFSVKSTLIVHHRTHTGEKPYECRECGKAFSGKSTLIKHQKSHTGEKTY